A genomic stretch from Chitinophagaceae bacterium includes:
- a CDS encoding helix-turn-helix domain-containing protein — protein MIKKLYKAIEDNLITVQDISETYKVSPRTVQRWLAEDVKPKKTNYSSI, from the coding sequence ATGATTAAAAAACTATACAAAGCTATTGAGGACAATCTTATTACAGTCCAAGATATTTCAGAAACATATAAGGTGAGTCCACGTACTGTCCAAAGATGGTTAGCAGAAGATGTGAAACCCAAGAAAACAAACTATTCGAGCATTTAA
- a CDS encoding SAM-dependent DNA methyltransferase: protein MLRLTIYSFCSLGIPCENIYSLNSLDISNNKEILVDKFENKVRVILTNPPFGAEFSGNALLSYNIFRKWSTKIPRKIDSEILFIERYVDWLAKGGYCVSVVPDSILTNRGLFQDLRNGIHPHIELRAVISFPSETFRPQEHLQKTSAICFGKIIINQVRHILAFARI from the coding sequence ATGTTGAGGTTAACAATTTATAGTTTTTGTTCATTAGGTATTCCGTGTGAAAATATTTATTCTCTCAATTCTTTAGACATAAGCAACAATAAAGAAATTCTAGTTGATAAGTTTGAAAATAAAGTTCGAGTAATACTTACAAACCCTCCTTTTGGTGCAGAGTTTAGTGGTAATGCTTTATTAAGCTATAATATTTTCAGAAAATGGTCTACTAAAATTCCTCGAAAAATTGATTCAGAAATATTGTTTATTGAAAGATATGTTGATTGGTTAGCCAAAGGAGGATATTGTGTTTCCGTAGTACCAGATAGCATTTTGACAAATAGAGGGTTGTTTCAAGATCTCAGAAATGGGATACATCCGCATATTGAATTAAGGGCAGTAATATCATTTCCTTCAGAAACATTTAGGCCGCAGGAACATCTACAAAAAACTTCAGCAATTTGCTTTGGAAAGATAATCATCAATCAAGTCAGACATATTTTGGCATTTGCAAGAATATAG
- a CDS encoding DNA polymerase/3'-5' exonuclease PolX: MPDNYQIADSFSLLSKLMDIHGENSFKAKSYAAAAFNIEKLPVQLAEVDPAKIATYKGVGESTAKKVIEILQTGELKALTDLIAKTPPGVIEMLSIKGIGPKKISTIWKEMEIESIGELLYACQENRLLLFKGFGEKTQANVQQSIEFFLQHKDIHLFADVEAYALAIDKNLKDSFAAARFELTGEFRRQMEIIHQLEWVTTAPAADVETLFTKNNFELKEKQESSFTVKGPENILLQFHFATAENFGSVLFQTSASEEFLTEWGTFNAAATEELIFEKKGINILPSCLREEYTTDPVPELIQPSSVKGIIHSHSNWSDGGTTIEAMAKHAQEKGYEYLVISDHSKSAGYANGLSVERIGQQHKYVDELNNKMKGFRIFKSIEADILGDGSLDYDDDVLATFDLVIASVHSNLKMNEEKAMMRVMNAIENPYTTILGHMTGRLLLSRNGYPLDHKKIIDACVANSVVIELNAHPRRLDIDWRWISYAIKKGALISIDPDAHELSGYEDIRYGVLAAQKGRLTAAQNLSSFSLNEFEDYLMEVRREKGI; encoded by the coding sequence ATGCCCGACAATTACCAGATAGCAGACAGCTTTTCCTTACTGAGTAAACTCATGGATATTCATGGAGAAAACTCATTTAAAGCAAAATCATATGCTGCCGCCGCATTTAATATTGAAAAGCTGCCAGTGCAGTTAGCAGAAGTTGATCCTGCAAAAATTGCAACTTATAAAGGTGTGGGCGAAAGCACAGCAAAAAAGGTGATTGAAATTTTACAAACAGGCGAACTGAAAGCATTGACTGACCTGATTGCCAAAACTCCTCCCGGTGTAATTGAAATGCTTTCTATAAAAGGGATCGGTCCAAAGAAGATCTCCACCATCTGGAAAGAAATGGAAATAGAAAGTATTGGTGAGTTATTATATGCCTGCCAGGAAAACCGTTTACTCTTATTCAAAGGTTTTGGTGAAAAAACACAGGCCAATGTGCAGCAGTCAATTGAATTTTTTCTGCAGCATAAAGACATTCACCTGTTTGCTGATGTGGAAGCCTATGCACTGGCCATTGATAAAAATTTGAAAGATTCTTTTGCAGCAGCAAGGTTTGAATTAACCGGTGAATTCAGAAGACAGATGGAAATCATTCACCAGTTAGAATGGGTAACCACAGCTCCTGCTGCAGATGTGGAAACCCTGTTTACCAAAAACAATTTTGAACTGAAGGAAAAACAGGAATCCTCTTTCACTGTGAAAGGGCCTGAAAATATTTTACTGCAATTTCATTTTGCCACTGCAGAAAATTTTGGTTCTGTATTATTTCAAACATCAGCCAGTGAAGAATTTTTAACTGAATGGGGAACGTTTAATGCTGCAGCAACAGAAGAACTCATCTTTGAGAAAAAAGGCATCAACATTCTTCCCTCCTGCCTGCGTGAAGAATACACAACCGATCCTGTTCCTGAATTGATTCAGCCTTCGTCTGTAAAAGGAATTATTCACAGCCACAGTAACTGGAGCGATGGAGGCACAACCATTGAAGCCATGGCGAAACATGCACAGGAAAAAGGATATGAATATTTAGTGATCAGCGATCACAGCAAAAGCGCCGGTTATGCCAACGGACTTTCTGTTGAACGGATCGGTCAGCAGCACAAGTATGTTGACGAGCTGAACAACAAAATGAAAGGCTTCCGCATTTTTAAAAGTATTGAAGCGGATATTTTGGGTGATGGCTCATTAGATTATGATGACGATGTACTTGCTACTTTTGATTTAGTAATTGCATCGGTACACAGCAACTTAAAGATGAATGAAGAAAAGGCAATGATGCGTGTTATGAATGCCATTGAAAATCCATACACGACTATTCTCGGTCATATGACCGGACGTTTATTATTAAGCCGCAATGGTTATCCGCTCGATCATAAAAAGATTATTGATGCCTGTGTTGCCAACAGTGTTGTGATTGAATTGAATGCACATCCACGCCGTTTGGATATTGACTGGCGATGGATCAGTTATGCCATAAAAAAAGGCGCACTCATTTCCATTGACCCTGATGCACATGAACTGAGCGGCTATGAAGATATCCGTTACGGTGTGCTGGCTGCACAAAAAGGAAGACTCACTGCCGCACAAAACCTGAGCAGTTTTTCTTTAAATGAATTTGAAGATTATTTAATGGAAGTGAGGAGGGAGAAAGGGATTTGA